A stretch of the Tardiphaga sp. 709 genome encodes the following:
- a CDS encoding MarR family winged helix-turn-helix transcriptional regulator gives MAKSAARSTSIGKSVIGKSVGKEISKKPATGRPASRAALTVSRPELLVDGSDAQFRRLVHSLFGFLVRHQTLREGHAAVIGLAGIEYTTLISIRHLSAQGDVHVRAVADHLHLSGAFVTTVTNKLETKGLITKTSHTGDRRRISLVVTPHGAELLERLAPTQAQVNDVQFGCLGTREFHQLLDMVQRLVDSSDRAIALQRYLADTNVKQLSPEAHSIAVAKRGKPRKG, from the coding sequence GTGGCCAAATCCGCAGCGCGCTCCACTTCGATCGGCAAATCAGTGATCGGCAAGTCCGTTGGCAAGGAGATCAGCAAGAAGCCTGCCACGGGCCGGCCGGCCTCCCGCGCTGCACTCACGGTGTCCCGTCCGGAGCTACTGGTGGACGGTTCGGATGCCCAGTTCCGCCGCCTCGTTCACAGCCTGTTCGGCTTCCTGGTCCGCCACCAGACATTGCGTGAAGGCCATGCCGCCGTCATCGGCCTCGCCGGCATTGAATACACGACCCTGATTTCGATCCGGCACCTGTCGGCGCAAGGCGACGTCCACGTGCGCGCCGTCGCCGATCACCTGCATCTGAGTGGAGCCTTCGTCACCACCGTGACCAACAAGCTCGAAACCAAAGGGCTGATCACCAAGACCTCGCACACCGGCGACCGCCGCCGTATCAGCCTCGTGGTGACACCGCATGGCGCCGAATTGCTGGAACGCCTCGCCCCCACCCAGGCCCAGGTCAACGATGTCCAGTTCGGTTGCCTCGGCACCCGGGAATTCCACCAGTTGCTGGACATGGTGCAGCGGCTCGTCGATTCCAGCGACCGCGCCATTGCGCTGCAGCGTTATCTGGCCGACACCAATGTGAAGCAGCTCTCGCCCGAGGCGCATTCAATCGCCGTCGCCAAGCGCGGCAAGCCGCGCAAGGGCTGA
- a CDS encoding 4-hydroxyphenylacetate 3-hydroxylase family protein, with amino-acid sequence MNKAFGSGAAVAGVKNGAEHVAAVRDGRAVYLDGKKVDDVSTHPAYRHAVASAGALYDYQADPANIERMTFDIGGGRRVNRAWQLPTSYAELVERRKALVEWAELSGGFLGRSPDHVASSMSGMMMGIEVFDNYDPKRAQAFRDWYDYARKSDLFLTYVINNVQGDRSKAFGDQGKNAQDMVAHIVDEDASGITIRGAKLFATSAIMANEIFVGSGQPLRPGEEHLAFSCALPMGIKGLKMLSRKSFEAHAPNEYDNPLAYRYDENDALVFFDDVKVPWERVFLLRNTDMCRAQLHDTPAHVYQNYQAQIRLSVKLRFLVGLARGIAKTIGTINFPPVVDTLGKLASQAALIEGMVLGMEAGGAMRGEYFLPNKHLLYAAQVQSQEMYPQIISTIRELAGGALLMLPSSVDDFSNPEIADIIGLTQISPAMSGQDRVKLLKLTWDAVGSEFASRHLQYEMFYAGAQFVTRGHSYRTYDWERAGGMAEKMTGKYDLPEFGGAK; translated from the coding sequence ATGAACAAGGCATTTGGATCCGGGGCGGCAGTGGCCGGCGTCAAGAATGGCGCCGAGCATGTCGCCGCTGTGCGCGACGGTCGTGCGGTCTATCTCGACGGCAAGAAGGTCGACGACGTCTCGACCCATCCGGCCTATCGCCATGCGGTCGCCTCGGCCGGCGCGCTGTATGACTATCAAGCCGACCCCGCCAATATCGAACGCATGACCTTCGATATCGGCGGCGGCCGCCGCGTCAATCGCGCCTGGCAATTGCCGACGAGCTACGCGGAACTGGTCGAGCGCCGCAAGGCGCTGGTGGAATGGGCTGAGCTGTCCGGCGGTTTCCTCGGCCGCTCGCCCGATCACGTGGCGTCATCCATGTCCGGCATGATGATGGGCATCGAGGTGTTCGACAACTACGATCCGAAACGCGCGCAGGCGTTCCGCGACTGGTACGACTACGCCCGCAAGAGCGACCTGTTCCTGACCTATGTGATCAACAACGTGCAGGGCGACCGCTCCAAGGCGTTCGGCGATCAGGGCAAGAATGCCCAGGACATGGTCGCGCACATCGTCGACGAGGATGCATCGGGCATCACCATCCGCGGCGCCAAACTGTTCGCCACGTCAGCCATCATGGCCAACGAGATCTTCGTCGGTTCCGGCCAGCCGCTGCGGCCGGGCGAGGAGCATCTGGCGTTCTCCTGCGCGCTGCCGATGGGGATCAAGGGCCTCAAGATGCTGTCGCGCAAGAGCTTCGAGGCCCATGCGCCGAACGAGTACGACAATCCGCTGGCCTATCGCTATGACGAGAACGACGCGCTGGTGTTCTTCGACGACGTGAAGGTGCCATGGGAGCGCGTGTTCCTGCTCCGCAACACCGATATGTGCCGCGCCCAGCTCCATGATACGCCAGCCCATGTCTATCAGAACTATCAGGCGCAGATCCGTCTGTCGGTGAAGCTGCGTTTCCTGGTCGGCCTTGCGCGCGGCATCGCCAAGACCATTGGCACGATCAATTTCCCGCCCGTGGTCGATACGCTCGGCAAGCTGGCCTCGCAGGCAGCGCTGATCGAGGGCATGGTGCTGGGCATGGAAGCCGGAGGCGCGATGCGCGGCGAGTATTTCCTGCCGAACAAGCATCTGCTCTATGCGGCGCAGGTGCAATCGCAGGAGATGTATCCGCAGATCATCTCGACCATCCGCGAACTCGCTGGCGGCGCGCTCTTGATGCTGCCGTCCTCGGTAGATGATTTCAGCAATCCGGAAATCGCCGACATTATCGGGCTGACCCAGATCTCGCCGGCGATGTCGGGCCAGGACCGCGTCAAGCTGCTGAAGCTGACCTGGGACGCCGTCGGCTCCGAATTCGCCTCGCGCCATCTGCAATACGAGATGTTCTATGCCGGCGCCCAGTTCGTCACCCGCGGCCACAGCTATCGCACCTATGACTGGGAGCGGGCGGGCGGCATGGCCGAGAAGATGACGGGGAAGTATGATTTGCCGGAGTTCGGTGGGGCGAAGTAA
- a CDS encoding amidohydrolase family protein, with protein MKTAIVNIGTIVTGDLKTPFADGDGILMQDGRISAIGTLSSDQVSSADVVIDAAGTTAIPGLIDSHVHITFGDYTPRQRVVGYLESYVHGGTTTSITASEVHVPGRPKDPAGVKALALAARACFLDYRPGGMRVHAGSIILEPGLTEADLEELVKAGLWLAKAGFGAFETPFDYAPLMLAARKLGMVTTMHTGGSSIPGSSGIWAEHVLKSNPSVSFHVNGGPVAMPEAGFARLVNESDIALQLCTAGNLRTALLTAKLLDEAKQPERLLIATDTPTGSGIMPLGMFYTISHLASLGGMPPEQAIAAATGNNATVYRLNNGFLKTGKDADVVLIDACAGGSQDDALSALRNGDVPAVSAVITDGVPRFVGRSRNTPAGMRNARVAETRLPRDFSGAAAH; from the coding sequence ATGAAAACGGCCATCGTCAATATCGGCACCATCGTCACCGGCGATCTCAAGACGCCGTTCGCCGACGGCGATGGCATCCTGATGCAGGACGGGCGCATCAGCGCGATCGGCACGTTGTCATCGGACCAGGTGTCATCGGCCGATGTGGTGATCGATGCTGCCGGCACCACAGCGATTCCCGGCCTGATCGACAGCCATGTGCACATCACCTTCGGCGATTACACGCCGCGGCAGCGCGTCGTCGGTTATCTCGAAAGCTACGTGCATGGCGGCACCACGACGTCGATCACCGCGTCCGAAGTGCATGTGCCCGGACGCCCCAAGGATCCCGCGGGCGTGAAGGCGCTGGCACTGGCGGCGCGCGCCTGTTTTCTCGACTATCGCCCCGGCGGCATGCGCGTGCATGCCGGCTCGATCATCCTCGAGCCGGGACTCACAGAGGCCGATCTGGAAGAACTGGTCAAAGCGGGCCTGTGGCTCGCCAAGGCCGGCTTCGGCGCGTTCGAGACGCCATTCGACTATGCGCCGTTGATGCTCGCCGCACGCAAGCTCGGCATGGTCACCACCATGCATACCGGCGGCTCATCGATCCCCGGATCATCGGGTATCTGGGCCGAACATGTGCTGAAGTCCAATCCGAGCGTGTCGTTTCACGTCAATGGCGGACCGGTGGCGATGCCGGAAGCCGGCTTTGCGCGGCTCGTGAACGAGAGCGACATCGCGCTGCAGCTCTGCACCGCCGGCAATCTGCGCACCGCGCTGCTGACGGCGAAGCTGCTCGACGAGGCCAAACAGCCGGAGCGCCTGCTGATCGCGACGGACACGCCGACCGGCAGCGGGATCATGCCGCTCGGCATGTTCTACACCATCAGCCATCTCGCCAGCCTGGGCGGCATGCCGCCGGAACAGGCGATCGCGGCGGCGACGGGCAACAATGCAACGGTCTATCGGCTCAACAACGGATTTCTGAAGACCGGCAAGGATGCCGACGTGGTGCTGATCGACGCCTGCGCCGGCGGCTCGCAGGACGATGCACTCTCGGCGCTCCGCAATGGCGACGTGCCGGCGGTGAGCGCCGTGATCACCGACGGCGTGCCGCGCTTTGTCGGCCGCAGCCGGAATACGCCAGCGGGGATGCGGAATGCTCGCGTGGCGGAAACGAGATTGCCGCGGGATTTCTCGGGCGCGGCGGCGCACTAG
- a CDS encoding amino acid synthesis family protein, with product MKLDIRRLLCFTDHKEVEAGHRHEQPLRRVTAVAIVANPYAGRYVEDLSEAIAASVEVGAVLAKLAVEAMGSYKVESYGKGGVVGLGGELEHANAMLTTTFATPLREAVGGAEAWIPSFTKLAAPGCLIDVPLAHKDALYVRSHYDGVSVTLPPDAPTADEVALIVCLANRGRLNARVGGLNARDIGGKDGLR from the coding sequence ATGAAACTCGATATCAGGCGCCTGCTCTGCTTCACCGACCACAAGGAGGTCGAGGCCGGCCACCGGCACGAGCAGCCGCTGCGCCGCGTCACCGCCGTGGCCATCGTCGCCAATCCCTATGCCGGGCGCTATGTCGAGGACCTCTCCGAAGCGATCGCTGCCAGCGTCGAGGTCGGCGCCGTGCTGGCGAAGCTCGCCGTCGAGGCGATGGGGTCATACAAGGTCGAGAGCTACGGCAAAGGCGGCGTTGTCGGCCTCGGCGGCGAACTCGAACACGCCAATGCGATGCTGACCACGACTTTCGCGACGCCGCTGCGCGAGGCCGTGGGCGGCGCCGAAGCCTGGATCCCCTCTTTCACCAAGCTCGCGGCCCCCGGCTGCCTGATCGATGTTCCCCTGGCGCATAAGGACGCGCTCTATGTCCGCTCGCATTACGACGGCGTCTCGGTGACACTGCCACCCGACGCGCCGACCGCCGATGAAGTTGCGCTGATCGTCTGTCTCGCCAATCGCGGGCGGCTCAATGCGCGGGTCGGCGGATTGAATGCGAGGGATATCGGCGGCAAGGACGGCTTGCGCTAG
- a CDS encoding MarR family winged helix-turn-helix transcriptional regulator yields MSRSKVAPLSKTPALRKSEKPEVKTGAKTALKAKLPAPALTTSRKALLVDGSDHAFRQLVHTLLAFLARHETVREGHAAAIGLAGIEYTVLISVKYLAAEGDVSVRELAAHLHLSGAFVTTVSNKLQQMGLLDKLVDPADRRRLRLMVTQAGDALLASLNPTQRQVNDVQFDCLNADEFHQLLGSVERLVESSERAIALQRYLQPRGPDTPAPSRGDDRPARRKKI; encoded by the coding sequence ATGTCTCGTTCCAAGGTTGCGCCGCTCTCCAAGACGCCGGCACTGCGTAAATCCGAAAAGCCTGAGGTGAAGACGGGAGCCAAAACTGCGCTCAAGGCGAAACTTCCGGCACCGGCGCTGACCACGTCGCGCAAGGCGCTGCTGGTCGATGGCTCCGATCATGCATTCCGGCAACTCGTGCACACATTGCTGGCGTTCCTGGCGCGACACGAGACCGTGCGCGAGGGGCATGCCGCCGCGATCGGCTTGGCCGGGATCGAATACACCGTGCTGATCTCGGTCAAATATCTGGCCGCCGAAGGCGATGTCAGCGTGCGCGAACTCGCAGCGCATCTGCATCTCAGCGGCGCTTTCGTCACCACAGTGTCCAACAAGCTGCAGCAGATGGGCCTGCTCGACAAGCTCGTGGATCCCGCCGATCGCAGGCGCCTGCGTCTCATGGTGACGCAGGCTGGCGATGCGTTGCTCGCAAGCCTCAATCCGACGCAGCGTCAGGTCAATGACGTGCAATTCGATTGTCTCAACGCGGACGAATTTCATCAATTGCTGGGGAGCGTCGAACGCCTCGTCGAATCCAGCGAGCGCGCCATTGCGCTGCAACGCTATCTGCAGCCGCGTGGTCCGGATACTCCGGCACCATCGCGTGGCGACGACAGGCCCGCACGCCGCAAAAAGATATAA
- a CDS encoding HlyD family secretion protein, with protein sequence MSQLDASPTPQPAPSQPVAPPPVQPATQPPAQPAALTPAQLAWRRLAIPLLAVAAALVFIVLATTRWDIWMGNRAVQTTNDAYIRAQTTRLSSRVAGAVKAVPVNDFQHVKAGDLLIQIDPADYEAQVAQAEAGVAGAQAALDNLANQVELQYATIAQAEAQRVSAQALEVQAQQEKERQASLTQTEAGTRQRFEQATAAYAKAQADVKASGAVIAAQKHQLEVLAGTRKQRAADLLGAKATLDAAKLRLGYTKIVAPFDGVVSERQVQPGDYVNIGSSLISIVPLPEVYVIANFKETQLTRVKPGQPVDIVVDTFSAETLRGRVERVSPASGSQFALLPPDNATGNFTKVVQRVPVRITLDKGQPLLDRLLPGMSVTASINTDAPAAGNGGK encoded by the coding sequence ATGTCCCAGCTTGATGCATCCCCAACGCCGCAACCGGCGCCGTCACAACCTGTTGCGCCGCCACCGGTGCAACCGGCTACGCAACCGCCCGCGCAGCCTGCTGCGCTGACGCCCGCGCAGCTAGCGTGGCGTCGTCTTGCGATTCCGCTGCTGGCCGTTGCTGCTGCGCTTGTCTTCATCGTTCTGGCCACCACACGCTGGGACATCTGGATGGGCAACCGCGCGGTGCAGACCACCAACGATGCCTATATCCGCGCGCAGACGACGCGGCTGTCGAGCCGCGTGGCCGGTGCCGTGAAAGCCGTGCCGGTGAACGACTTCCAGCACGTCAAAGCCGGTGATCTGCTGATCCAGATTGATCCCGCGGATTACGAGGCGCAGGTGGCGCAGGCCGAGGCGGGAGTCGCCGGCGCACAGGCGGCGCTGGACAATCTCGCCAACCAGGTCGAGCTGCAATACGCCACCATCGCGCAGGCCGAGGCGCAGCGCGTGTCTGCGCAAGCGCTCGAAGTGCAGGCGCAGCAGGAGAAGGAACGCCAGGCCTCGCTGACGCAGACCGAGGCCGGCACGCGGCAGCGCTTCGAACAGGCGACCGCCGCCTATGCCAAGGCGCAGGCCGATGTGAAAGCAAGTGGCGCAGTGATCGCCGCCCAGAAGCATCAGCTCGAAGTGCTCGCCGGCACGCGCAAGCAGCGCGCCGCCGATCTGCTCGGCGCCAAGGCGACGCTGGACGCCGCCAAGCTGCGCCTCGGTTATACGAAGATCGTGGCGCCCTTTGATGGCGTGGTCAGCGAGCGTCAGGTGCAGCCGGGCGATTACGTCAATATCGGATCGAGCCTGATCAGCATCGTGCCGCTGCCCGAGGTCTATGTGATCGCCAATTTCAAGGAAACGCAGCTCACGCGCGTCAAGCCCGGCCAGCCCGTCGATATCGTCGTCGATACGTTTTCGGCGGAGACCTTGCGCGGCCGCGTGGAGCGGGTCTCGCCGGCGTCGGGGTCACAATTCGCCTTGCTGCCACCGGACAACGCCACCGGCAATTTCACCAAGGTCGTGCAGCGCGTGCCGGTCCGCATCACGCTCGACAAGGGGCAGCCGCTGCTCGACCGGTTGCTGCCGGGCATGTCGGTGACCGCCAGCATCAACACCGACGCGCCGGCGGCCGGCAATGGCGGAAAGTAA
- a CDS encoding MFS transporter codes for MAESKVIESGPVSTGGVSHHPIFAVGAVLLGAFLANFDTRIFSIGLADLRGALGLSFDEGAWLSTAGTASQIFIAPAVAWMATVFGLRRVLGVPALVYAAISLVIPLVRDYNLLLVLNIVHGMLLGTFVPATLLIIFRNLPMQWWLPAIAIYAIRVGFSLNSGTALVGFYVDHLGWQWMFWQDVIIAPLLALFVWLGTPREPVNRFVLCEADWGGMLLLGTGMAMIYAGLDQGNRLDWLGSGTVVALLSGGTVLTVGFFINESLVKRPWAHAEVLLSRNIGLALLTIILYTLTSLSNSSLAPNFLTNIAQLRPEQSGMLFLLYAVVPMIVLVPLSIWLIRYYDVKLTLIIGLAAFAGAALLGTQLTHEWALGDFIPMVLLQSLGQSFTLLPIIIIALSNSDPSRATAFAAYIQVMRLGGAEIGIALMGTWLRVREQIHSNLLGQHVASGDADVVGILAKLTGRFASHGEGLAQARGIGTLASLVQREANTLAYIDGFWLTFWFAMAALIVVSLIGNAPKGPFTPKPRG; via the coding sequence ATGGCGGAAAGTAAGGTCATCGAAAGCGGCCCGGTCTCGACCGGGGGCGTTTCGCACCATCCGATCTTTGCGGTCGGCGCGGTGCTGCTTGGCGCGTTCCTCGCCAATTTCGATACACGTATCTTCTCCATCGGCCTCGCCGATCTGCGCGGGGCGCTGGGGCTGAGTTTCGATGAAGGCGCGTGGCTGTCCACGGCGGGCACCGCGTCGCAGATCTTCATCGCGCCGGCGGTGGCCTGGATGGCTACCGTATTCGGGCTGCGCCGCGTGCTTGGCGTTCCCGCTCTGGTCTATGCGGCGATCTCGCTGGTGATCCCGCTGGTGCGCGACTACAATCTGCTGCTGGTGCTGAACATCGTGCACGGCATGCTGCTCGGCACCTTTGTGCCGGCAACGCTGCTGATCATCTTTCGCAATCTGCCGATGCAATGGTGGCTGCCGGCCATTGCGATCTATGCCATCCGCGTCGGCTTCTCGCTCAATTCCGGCACCGCGCTGGTCGGCTTCTATGTCGATCACCTCGGCTGGCAGTGGATGTTCTGGCAGGACGTCATCATCGCGCCGCTGCTCGCGCTGTTCGTCTGGCTCGGCACACCGCGCGAGCCGGTCAACCGGTTCGTTCTATGCGAGGCCGATTGGGGCGGCATGCTCTTGCTCGGCACTGGCATGGCGATGATCTATGCCGGGCTGGATCAGGGCAATCGGCTGGACTGGCTCGGCTCGGGCACCGTGGTGGCGCTGCTGTCAGGCGGGACGGTCCTGACCGTCGGCTTCTTCATTAATGAGTCGCTGGTCAAGCGGCCATGGGCCCATGCCGAAGTGCTGCTGTCGCGCAATATCGGCCTCGCGCTGTTGACGATCATTCTCTACACCTTGACCAGCCTGTCCAATTCGTCGCTGGCGCCGAATTTCTTGACCAACATCGCGCAACTCCGGCCTGAACAGTCCGGCATGTTGTTTCTGCTCTACGCCGTCGTGCCGATGATCGTGCTGGTGCCGCTCTCGATCTGGCTCATTCGCTACTACGATGTAAAATTGACGCTGATCATCGGGCTCGCTGCATTCGCCGGCGCGGCCTTGCTGGGCACGCAACTCACCCATGAATGGGCGCTTGGCGATTTCATCCCGATGGTGTTGCTGCAATCGCTCGGGCAGAGCTTCACGCTGCTCCCCATCATCATTATCGCATTGTCGAATTCCGATCCCTCGCGTGCCACGGCCTTTGCAGCCTATATCCAGGTGATGCGGCTCGGCGGCGCCGAGATCGGCATTGCGCTGATGGGCACCTGGCTGCGCGTGCGCGAGCAGATCCATTCGAATCTGCTTGGCCAGCATGTCGCCAGCGGCGATGCCGATGTCGTTGGCATTCTTGCCAAACTCACCGGGCGTTTCGCCAGCCATGGTGAGGGTCTCGCACAAGCGCGCGGCATTGGCACGCTCGCAAGCCTCGTGCAGCGCGAAGCCAATACGCTGGCCTATATCGACGGCTTCTGGCTCACCTTCTGGTTCGCGATGGCGGCGCTGATCGTCGTGTCGTTGATCGGCAATGCGCCGAAGGGACCGTTCACGCCGAAGCCGCGGGGGTGA
- a CDS encoding DUF2927 domain-containing protein: MPAPTPDRFIVRTIAALLALASLTTFVPQPSYAGANEPPAVTARQRTEKKIFTDSEIIDGFFKTAFGAEYHLAGRVDRIRKYELPVRVFAEGRADRKAQIAKVVTDIARRVQHLNIAMADNRDDANVLVKLVRDRDLYRTISTFYGTDRANEIRDSLDPQCLSGFRKNEAFEIERSDVILTVDNGDFVFLDCAYEELLQSLGPINDTNSVPWTMFNDNVQMGFFDVYDQYILNILYDPRIKAGMTVQEVKDVLPQVLTDVRIWVSKVNELQD, encoded by the coding sequence ATGCCCGCCCCGACACCAGATCGATTCATCGTCCGGACGATTGCCGCGCTGCTGGCGCTAGCGTCTTTGACGACCTTCGTGCCACAGCCGTCTTATGCCGGTGCGAATGAACCGCCCGCCGTTACGGCGCGCCAGCGCACCGAGAAGAAGATCTTTACCGACAGCGAGATCATCGACGGTTTTTTCAAGACCGCCTTTGGCGCCGAATATCACCTCGCCGGCCGCGTCGACCGCATCCGAAAATATGAGCTTCCGGTGCGGGTCTTCGCCGAGGGCCGTGCCGACCGCAAGGCTCAAATCGCCAAGGTCGTGACCGACATCGCGCGCCGGGTGCAGCATCTCAACATCGCCATGGCGGACAATCGCGACGACGCCAATGTGCTGGTGAAGCTGGTGCGCGACCGCGATCTCTATCGCACCATCTCGACCTTCTACGGCACCGACCGGGCCAACGAGATCCGCGACTCGCTGGACCCGCAATGCCTGTCCGGCTTCCGCAAGAACGAGGCCTTCGAGATCGAGCGCTCCGACGTGATCCTCACTGTCGACAATGGCGACTTCGTCTTTCTCGATTGCGCCTATGAGGAATTGCTGCAGTCACTGGGCCCGATCAACGATACTAATTCGGTGCCGTGGACGATGTTCAACGACAACGTCCAGATGGGCTTCTTCGACGTCTACGATCAGTACATCCTCAACATCCTCTACGACCCCCGCATCAAGGCCGGCATGACCGTGCAGGAGGTCAAGGACGTGCTGCCGCAGGTGCTCACCGATGTGCGGATCTGGGTAAGCAAGGTGAACGAGCTGCAGGATTAG
- a CDS encoding L,D-transpeptidase: protein MKRLFALFFAAAAFTTIAFPADARVRNQPPAQDFEVDDGPSLSNFFSNFGNGGGNSSGPIQRQTVGFHSNYAPGTIVVNTAERRLYLVQPGGQALRYGIGVGRDGFRWGGVHRVTAKKEWPSWTPPAQMLARRPDLPRHMPGGIDNPLGARAMYLGSTLYRIHGSNEPETIGQAVSSGCFRMTNDDVTDLYNRVSVGATVIVKN, encoded by the coding sequence ATGAAGCGCCTTTTTGCTCTCTTTTTTGCCGCAGCCGCGTTCACCACAATTGCGTTTCCTGCCGATGCACGCGTCCGCAACCAGCCGCCGGCACAGGACTTCGAGGTCGACGACGGCCCGTCGCTCTCCAACTTCTTCTCCAATTTCGGCAATGGCGGCGGCAACAGCTCCGGCCCGATCCAGCGCCAGACCGTGGGCTTCCACAGCAATTACGCCCCGGGGACCATCGTCGTGAACACCGCCGAGCGCCGGCTCTATCTGGTGCAGCCGGGCGGCCAGGCGCTGCGCTACGGCATCGGCGTCGGCCGCGACGGCTTCCGCTGGGGCGGCGTCCACCGCGTCACCGCCAAGAAGGAATGGCCGAGCTGGACCCCGCCGGCCCAGATGCTCGCCCGCCGGCCCGACCTCCCCCGCCACATGCCCGGCGGCATCGACAACCCGCTCGGCGCCCGCGCCATGTATCTCGGCTCGACGCTGTATCGCATCCACGGCTCCAACGAGCCGGAGACCATCGGCCAGGCCGTGTCCTCGGGCTGCTTCCGCATGACCAATGACGATGTGACCGACCTCTATAACCGCGTCTCGGTCGGCGCGACGGTCATCGTCAAGAACTGA
- a CDS encoding acetolactate synthase large subunit: MNGAESLVRTLVAGNVDVCFANPGTSEMHFVAALDRVEGMRCVLGLFEGVVTGAADGYFRMKGTPASTLLHLGPGLANGLANLHNAKKANSGIVNIVGQHAVYHIEYNAPLTSDIEGLARPMSQWVHTSPDSKSVAKDGAAAIAAAKDRQIATLILPADTAWGAADGVAPVPAEKQSAGYSAQAVETAARIMKDGGASTLLLMTGQGLTEKGLALAEQIAGKTGCKVMGQTYNPRMARGRGRFSIDRIPYVIEAALPLLKDFKNIVLVEANDPVAFFAYPNKPSMLKPEGCEVHRITAGGENSIAALEALAGALGAKPSDVKPQKLAELVKPTGALNHTTIAQAIAYAIPENAIMVDESLTTGRGFFPPTAAAAPHDWLQNMGGSIGFSTPVATGAAVACPDRKVICMVGDGSAMYTLQSLWTQAREELDITTIVFANRKYQILLGEFAGVDAGEPGQRALDMLNLDRPALDWVSLAKGMGVPGVSVSNVDDFNKALANAIAAKGPKLIEVVM; encoded by the coding sequence ATGAACGGTGCGGAAAGCCTGGTGCGGACATTGGTGGCGGGCAATGTGGATGTCTGCTTTGCCAATCCGGGAACGTCGGAAATGCATTTCGTCGCGGCGCTCGACCGCGTCGAAGGCATGCGCTGCGTGCTCGGCCTGTTCGAAGGCGTCGTTACCGGCGCGGCGGACGGCTACTTCCGCATGAAGGGCACCCCGGCCTCGACGCTGCTGCATCTCGGCCCCGGCCTCGCCAATGGCCTTGCCAACCTGCACAACGCCAAGAAGGCCAATTCGGGCATCGTCAACATCGTCGGCCAGCACGCCGTCTATCACATCGAATACAACGCGCCGCTGACCTCGGACATCGAGGGCCTCGCCCGTCCGATGTCGCAGTGGGTGCACACCTCGCCGGATTCCAAGTCGGTGGCCAAGGACGGCGCCGCAGCGATTGCCGCCGCCAAGGATCGCCAGATTGCCACGCTGATCCTGCCCGCTGACACTGCATGGGGCGCGGCCGACGGCGTGGCCCCGGTGCCGGCCGAGAAGCAGAGCGCCGGCTATTCGGCACAGGCCGTCGAGACCGCCGCCAGGATCATGAAAGACGGTGGCGCCTCGACGCTGCTGCTGATGACCGGCCAGGGGCTGACCGAAAAGGGCCTGGCGCTGGCCGAGCAGATCGCCGGCAAGACCGGCTGCAAGGTGATGGGCCAGACCTACAATCCGCGCATGGCGCGCGGCCGCGGCCGCTTCTCCATCGATCGCATTCCCTATGTGATCGAAGCCGCACTTCCGCTGCTGAAGGACTTCAAGAACATCGTGCTGGTGGAAGCCAACGATCCCGTGGCCTTCTTCGCCTATCCGAACAAGCCGAGCATGCTGAAGCCGGAAGGCTGCGAAGTGCATCGCATAACCGCAGGCGGCGAGAACTCGATCGCTGCGCTCGAAGCGCTGGCCGGCGCGCTCGGCGCCAAGCCATCGGACGTGAAGCCGCAGAAGCTCGCCGAACTGGTGAAGCCGACCGGCGCGCTGAACCACACAACGATTGCGCAGGCGATTGCCTATGCGATTCCGGAAAACGCCATCATGGTCGACGAGTCGCTGACCACCGGCCGCGGCTTCTTCCCGCCGACCGCTGCTGCGGCGCCGCATGACTGGCTGCAGAACATGGGCGGCTCGATCGGCTTCTCGACCCCGGTCGCCACCGGCGCCGCCGTGGCCTGCCCGGACCGCAAGGTGATCTGCATGGTCGGTGACGGCAGCGCGATGTACACGCTGCAGTCGCTTTGGACTCAGGCCCGCGAAGAGCTCGACATCACCACCATCGTGTTCGCCAATCGCAAGTATCAAATCCTGCTTGGCGAATTCGCCGGCGTCGACGCTGGCGAACCCGGCCAACGCGCCCTCGACATGCTCAACCTCGACCGCCCGGCGCTCGACTGGGTGTCGCTCGCCAAGGGCATGGGCGTCCCCGGCGTTTCGGTGTCCAATGTCGACGACTTCAACAAGGCGCTCGCCAACGCGATCGCTGCGAAGGGGCCGAAGCTGATCGAAGTGGTGATGTAA